TCGAGCGCGGCGAGCGCCTGGTCCAGGAGTTCCAGGGCGGTCTCGGCCCTGCCCTGGCGCAGGCGCAGCAGCGCGAGCGCTTCGAGCACCGAGGATTCGGTGCGCCGATGCCCCTCGGACGCCTCGCCCCGCGCGATGACCAGTGCTTCCTCCAGGTGCTCCTGCGCCAGCCGCGGGTCCTCCTCGGCGGTGTCGTAGCGGTCGAGAAGGGCGAAGCCGAGTTCGTAGTGCATCCGGGCCAGCGCAAGCGTGTCCGCGCTCGTCTCCGCCGACGAACTCTCCCCCGCCGTGGAACTCTCCCCCGCCGAGGCGAGCTCCATCGCGGAGGCGACACCGAACGTCAACGCCTTGATCCAGTCGGCGTGGTGGCCGCCCTGCAGACAGTGGGTCCACAGGCCCTGGCAGATCCGCCAGGCGAGATCGTGCCGCCCCGTCCGGTTGGCCGTCTCGACGGCGGCCACCAGGGCGACGCGGTTCCGGTCGACGGCGTCGGTGCCGGGCGTCTCGGCGAGCCGGCGATAGGCGCCGGCGGGGTCGTGCCGCCAGCGACCGGACCGCAGGGCCTCGCCGCTCTCGGCGACGGCCGTGTAGTACTCCAGGATCCGGTCCAGCGCGGCCTCGCGCTCCTCGGCGTGCTCCGGCCGGCAGGCGATGCTCCAGGCGTGCTCGTGCACCACGCCGTTCATCAGGTAGTAGCCCATGGCCCGCCGGTCCAGCAGGTTCGCCATCAGAAGCGCGTTCACGGTCCGGCCGAGCGGTCCGGTGGTGTCGAGCAGCGCCCTGATCGCGTCCGCATCGACGAGGAGCGTGGGGTGCAGGCCGAGCAACCGGTAGGCGCGGGCGCCTTCGGCGTCCAGGCTGCGGTACATCGCCTCGAGCATGCGCGGCAGGGAGGTGTCGTCGGGCACGTCCAGGGCCTCCAGAAGCGAGCCGCGGTCCGAGAGTTGCGCGACGAGCTCGGTCAGCGCGTCCGGGCCGAGCGACAGCAGCTGGGCGGCGATGATCCGTACGGCCAGCGGGATGCCGGCGCAGGCACGGACGAGTGGAAGCCGGGCGGCCCTGGTCTGCTCGCCGAGCCGGGCGACGCGGGCGAGCAGGTCGTCGCTGTCGGCCTCGTCCAGCGGGTCGATGGCGAACGGCACCACGTCGAGTCCGCCGACCAGCCCGTTCAGCCGCGCTCGGCTGGTGATCAGCACGACGCTGTCGCTCGAACCCGGCAGCAGGAGCCTGACCTGGGCCTCCGTCGCCGCGCCGTCGACGAACACCAGCAGCGGGAGGTTCGCGGTCCGCGCGCGGAAGTACGCCGACAGCGCCTCCGCCCCGGACGGCCGGTCCTCCTTCGGGGCCCTGAGCTGGTCGAGCCAGTGCTCCAGGATCGCCGCGGCGTCCATGAACCCGGAGCCGAGCGAGGCCCGCAGGTGCTTCTCCGGCAGTTCGCCGCGGCGGGTCACCACCCACTGGTCCCCGGCCGCCGTGGCCCCCAGGCCCGGGAGACCGCACAGCAGCATGCGGGTCGGCACGTTCTCGGCGCGGCACTGGGCGTGGACGGCGTCCATGGCCTCGAACAGCTTCGCGTTGTTGACGTAGTGCCGGGGCAACTGCGCGCCCATCGCGACGTCCGACCCGTCGGTCTCGGCGGGCGGCGGGAAGTTCAGCACCTGCCCCATGTACACGTTCCCGTTGATCGTGCCGCCGCTGATCAGGTTCAGCACCGCCCCGCCTCTCCCTCACCCCGTCCGCCGCGACCATCCTGGCGGCAACGCGGAGCGCGCTCAAGGCGGCAACGCGGAGCGGGCGCAAGCATGCGGTGGACCGGCGGGGCGGGCACTGTCACACTGCTGCTGTTACAGCGAGAGTGTGCCAGCGCGGGAGGCAGCGGATGGGGGAGCACGGGGCCGTGACGGACGATGTGCGGCTGACGGTGGACGAGTTGGCGGCGCGCGCCGGGGTGACGGTGCGGACGGTGCGGTTCTACGGGACGAAGGGGCTGCTGCCGCCGCCGGAGCTGGGGCCGCGGCGGGTGGGGCTGTACGGGGCGACGCACCTGGACCGGCTGGGGCTGATCGAGGAGTTGCAGCGGCAGGGGCTGACGCTGGCGGCGATCGAGCGGTATCTGGCGCGGCTGCCGGAGGACAGCACGCCGCTGGATCTGGCGATCCACCGGGCGCTGGTGGCGTCGTGGACGCCGGAGGCGGCGGAGGAGCTGGGGCGGGCGCAGCTGGAGCGGCGGACCGGGCGGGGGCTGTCGGAGGAGCAGGTGGAGCGGCTGGCGGCGATGGGGGCGCTGGAGCGGACGGACGATCCGGAGGTGTTCCGGGTGGATCCGGGGCTGCTGCCGCTGGGGGTGCGGATCCTGGACGTGCCGATTCCGCTGGAGACGCTGCGGGCGGCCCGGGCGGTGGTGCTGGAGCACAGCCGGGCGACGGCACGGGAGCTGCAGCGGCTGTTCCGGGAGACGGTGTGGAAGCCGTACCGGGAGAGCGAACCGGCGCCGGAGGAGCTGGCGCGGATGAAGGCGTTGACGGACCACATCCAGCCGATGGTGGCGCAGGCGCTGGTGACGGCCTTCCAGCGGTCGCTGCGGGAGGAGTTGGGCGGGGAGCTGCGCGGCGAGTAGGCGCGGAGCCGGGTGAGGCCGCGGCCGTACGGAACACGGCCTCACCCGGCGAACGCTGACGGTCAGTCGGTGAAGGTCCGTCCCTCCGCCGCGATCCGCTCCAGCAGCGCGGGCGGCGCGAACCGCTCGCCGTAGGCGGCGGCGAGTTCACGGGCGCGGGCGGCGAAGCCCGCGGGGCCGCCCTCGTAGCCGTTGATGTACTGGAACACGCCGCCGGTCCAGGCCGGGAAGCCAATGCCGAGGATGGAGCCCACGTTGGCGTCGGCGACGGAGGTCAGGACGCCCTCCTCCAGGCAGCGCACGGAGTCGATGGCCTCGCTGAACAGCATCCGCTCCTTGAGGTCCTCGAACGGGACGGCGGCCTCGTCCCGCGTGAAGTGCTCGCGCAGCCCCGGCCAGAGCCGCCCGCGCCGGCCGTCCTCGCCGTACTCGTAGAAGCCCGCGCCGCCGCTGCGGCCGGGGCGGCCGAACTCGTCGACCATGCGGTCGACCACCGCGTCGGCCGGGTGGGGCGTCCAGGTGCCGCCGCTCGCCTCGGCGGCCGAGCGGTACTCGTCGCGGATCTTGCGGGGCAGGGTGAGGGTCAGCTCGTCCATCAGCGAGAGCACCTTGGCGGGGTAGCCGGCCTGGGCGGCGGCCTGCTCGATGCTGACGGGGTCGATGCCCTCGCCGACCATGGCGACGCCCTCGTTGAGGAACTGGCCGATCACCCGGGAGGTGAAGAAGCCGCGCGAGTCGTTGACGACGATCGGCGTCCGGTCGATCTGGCGGACCAGGTCGAAGGCGCGGGCGAGCGCCTCGTCGCCGGTCTGCGGCCCGCGAATGATCTCCACCAGGCGCATCTTGTCGACCGGCGAGAAGAAGTGCAGGCCGATGAAGTCGCCCGTCCGCCGGACGCCCTCGGCGAGCACGCCGATCGGCAGGGTGGAGGTGTTGGAGCAGAGCAGCGCGTCGGGGTCGACGACGTCCTCGATCTCCTGGAACACCTTGTGCTTGAGCTCGGTGTTCTCGAAGACGGCCTCGATCACCGCGTCGCAGCCGGCCAGGTCTGCGGGGTCGGCGGTGGGGGTGATCCGGGCGAGCAGCTCGTCGCGCTTGGCCTCGGTGGACCGGCCGCGGGCGACGGCCTTCTCCAGCAGCCCGACGCTGTAGGCCTTGCCGCGCTCGGCGGCCTCGACGCTCACGTCCTTGAGCACGACCTCGATGCCGGCCTTCGCGCACGCGTAGGCGATGCCCGCGCCCATCATGCCGGCGCCGAGCACGGCGACCCTGCGGACCGTCCGCTTCTCGACGTCCTTCGGGCGGCCGGCACCGGAGTTGACGGCCTGCATGTCGAAGAACAGGGCCTGGATCATGTTCTTGCTGGTCTGCCCGCAGGCCAGCTCGGTGAAGTAGCGGGCCTCGATCACCATCGCGGTGTCGACGTCGACCTGGGCGCTCTCGACCGCGGCGGCGAGGATGTTGCGCGGGGCCGGGTAGGGCGCGCCGTTCAGCTGCTTGCGCAGGTTGGCCGGGAAGGCGGGCAGGTTGGCGGCGAAGGCCGGGGTCGAGGGGGTGCCGCCGGGGATCTTGTAGCCCTTGACGTCCCAGGGCTGGACGGCGGTCGGGTTGGCCTCGATCCAGGCGCGCGCCTTCGCCGTCAACTCCTCGGGGGTGCCGACGAGTTCGTGGACGATGCCGTGCTCCAGGGCCTGAGCCGGACGGTACTGGCGGCCCTGCAGCAGCAGCTTCAGCAGGGCGTCGGTGATGCCGAACAGCCGGACCGTACGGACCACTCCGCCGCCGCCCGGCAGCAGGCCGAGGGTGACCTCGGGCAGGCCGATCCGGCTGGCGGGCGTGTCCAGGGCGATCCGGTGGTGGCAGGCGAGTGCGATCTCCAGGCCGCCGCCGAGGGCGCTGCCGTTGACGGCCGCGACGACCGGCTTGCCGAGCGTCTCCAGCTTCCGCAGCGCGCGCTTGATCCGCATGGACTTCTCGAAGACGGTGTCGGCGTCCTCGGGGCGGGCGGCGGAGAGCATCCGGAGGTCTCCCCCGGCGAAGAAGGTCTTCTTGCCGGAGGTGATGACCACTCCGCGCAGCTCGTCCGAGGCGGCGAGGCCGGCCAGCCGCTCGACGACGGCGTCGAAGTCGGCGGTGAAGGCCTCGTTCATGGTGTTGACGGACTGGGTGGGGTCGTCGAGGACGAGGGTGACCACGCCGTCCTGGTCCTGCTCCCAGCGGATGGTGGTGGTGTCGCTCATGAGGTCGGGTTCTCCAGGTCTACCAGGGGAGGTGCCGCGCGACGGGGTCCCGCCGGACGAAGTCCGGGGGATCGTCCCGAGAGGGATGGCGGCGGGCGACTGGTGGGCGGACGGGGTCAGATGCGCTCGACGATGGTGGCGATGCCCATGCCGCCGCCGACGCACAGGGTGACGAGGCCGTAGCGCAGGTCGCGCCGCTCCAGTTCGTCGATCACCGTGCCGAGCAGCATCGCACCGGTGGCGCCGAGCGGGTGGCCGAGGGCGATCGCGCCGCCGTTGACGTTCACCTGGTCGTGGCGGAAGCCGAGTTCGCGGATGAAGCGGAGGGCGACCGCCGCGAAGGCCTCGTTGATCTCGACGAGGTCGATGTCGGCGGCGGTGAGGCCGGCCTTGGCGAGGGCCTTGCGGGTGGCCGGGGCGGGGCCGGTGAGCATGATGGTCGGCTCGGAGCCTGAGACGGCGGCGGAGACGATCCGGGCGCGCGGGCGCAGCCCGTACCGCTCGCCGACCTCGCGGTTGCCGATGGCGACGAGTGCGGCGCCGTCCACGATGCCGGAGGAGTTGCCGGCGTGGTGGACGTGGTCGATGGCCTCCACCCAGTGGTACTTCTGCAGCGCGACGGCGTCGAAGCCGCCGGCCTCGCCGATGGCGGCGAAGGAGGGCTTGAGGCCGGCCAGGGTGTCGACCGTGGTGCCGGGGCGGATGAACTCATCGCGGTCCAGCACGACCAGGCCGTTGCGGTCGCGGACCGGGACGACCGAGCGGTCGAACAGGCCGTCCGCCTGGGCCTTGGCGGCGCGCGCCTGGGACTCGGCGGCGAAGGCGTCGACGTCGGTGCGGGAGAGGCCCTCGATGGTGGCGATGAGGTCGGCGCCGATGCCCTGCGGGACGAAGTTGGTCTCGTAGGAGGTCATCGGGTCCATCGCCCAGGCGCCGCCGTCGGAGCCCATCTTGACGCGGGACATGGACTCGACGCCGCCGGCCAGGATCAGGTCCTCCCAGCCCGAACGGACCTTGGCGGCGGCGAGGTTGACGGCCTCCAGGCCGGAGGCGCAGAAGCGGTTCTCCTGGACGCCGGCGACGGTGTCGGGCAGGCCGGCCGCGATCGCGGCGATCCGGGCGATGTCGGAGCCCTGGTCGCCGATCGGGCTGACCACGCCGAGCACGATGTCGTCCACCGCGGCCGGGTCCAGGTCCGGGAAGCGGCGGCGCAGTTCGTGGATCAGTCCGACGACCAGGTCGATCGGCTTGGTGCCGTGCAGCGAGCCGTTGGCCTTGCCCCGGCCGCGCGGGGTGCGGATCGCGTCGTAGACGTACGCTTCGGTGGTCACGGTGGAAACGCCTTTCACAGGACTTCAGGGCTGCGGGACTTCAGGGCTTCGGGGCTTCAGGGTTTCGGGGCTTCGAGGTCTCGGGCCGGGGATTCAGCCGAGGATGGAGCGGCCGACGATCTCTTTCATGATCTCGGTGGTGCCGCCGTAGATGGTCTGGATGCGCCCGTCGGTGAACGCCCGGGCGACCGGGAACTCGCTCATGTACCCGTACCCGCCGTGCAGCTGGAGACAGCGGTCGGCGGTGCGCTTCTGCAGTTCGCTGGCCCACCACTTGGCCATCGAGGCGTCGGCCGGGGTGAGCGCGTAGCGGCCCAGCTCGGTGATGCAGCGGTCGACGAAGGCCCGGGTGACGGCGCACTCGGTGGCGAGCTCGGCGATCTCGAAGCGGACGTGCTGGAGCTTGGCCAGCGGACGGCCGAAGGCCTCGCGCTGCTTGACGTAGTCGGTAGTGATCTCGACCAGGTATTCGGCTCCGGCGATCGACGCGACGGCGATCGCCAGCCGCTCCTGGGCGAGGTTCTGCATCAGGTGGACGAAGCCGCCGTTGAGCTCGCCGAGCAGGTTCTCCTTCGGCACCCGCACGTCCTCGAAGAACAACTCGGCGGTGTCCTGCGCCTTCTGGCCGATCTTGTCGAGGTTGCGGCCCCGCTCGAAGCCAGGCATGCCGCGCTCGACGACCAGCAGGCTCAGGCCGTGCGCACCGCCCTCCGGGGTGGTGCGGGCGACGACGATCACCAGGTCGGCGAGGATGCCGTTGGAGATGAACGTCTTGGCGCCGTTGAGCAGGTAGTGGTCGCCCTGGTCGACCGCCTGGGTGCGGATGCCCTGCAGGTCGGAGCCGGCGCCGGGCTCGGTCATCGCGATCGCGGTGATGAGCTCGCCGGTGCAGAAGCCGGGCAGCCAGCGGCGCTTCTGCTCGTCGTTGGCGAGCGAGGTGAGGTAGGGGCCGATGATGTCGTTGTGCAGCCCGATCGCCAGCCCTGGCGCCCCGGCGCGGGCGAACTCCTCGGCCAGCACGGCGGCGTAGCGGAAGTCCGGGGTGCCGCCACCGCCGAACTCCTCGGGGACGGCGATGCCGAGCAGGCCCTGCCGGCCGGCCGCGAGCCAGGCGGAGCGGTCGACGATGCCGGCCTTCTCCCACCGGTCGTAGTGCGGCAGCACCTCCTTGGCGAGGAAGGCCCGCACGGTGTCCCGGAAGTCGTCGTGCTGCTCGGTGAAGATGTCGCGCTGCAACGCTACGCTCCTTGTTCTTCGTGGGAGTCGAGGGACGGCACGGCCCAGTCCCGGGCCACCTCGGCGGTGTGCGCACCGGGCCGGGCCGGCGGGCGGCGCAGCGTGCCCGGGGTGGTGGAGAACCGCGGGGCGGGTGCGGGCTGGGTGACGCCGTCCGCCTCGACGTACGTACCGCGCGCCTTCAGGTGCCCGTCCTCGACGGCCTGACGCATCGTCAACACAGGCTCCACGCAGGCGTCGGAGCCCGCGAAGACGGCCTCCCATTCGGCCCGGGTGCGGGTCGCGAAGCGGTCGGCGATCAGGGCGCGCAGTTCGGGCCAGCGGTCCAGCTCGTACTGGCCGGGCGCGTCCGGACCGAGGCCGAGCAGGCGGGTGAACTCGGCGTAGAACCGCGGCTCCAGCGCGCCGACGGCGAGGTGGCCGCCGTCCGCCGTCCGGTAGATCGCGTAGAAGGGGGCGCCGCCGTCCAGCAGGTTGACGCCCCGGCGGTCCTGCCAGTGGCCCGCCGCGAGCAGGCCCCACAGCATGCTGCCGAGGTGCGCCGCGCCGTCCACGATCGCCGCGTCCACGACCTGCCCGGCACCGGTGGCCCGGGCGTGGTGCAGCGCGGCGAGCAGCCCGACGACCAGGTAGAGCGAGCCGCCCGCGTAGTCGCCCAGCAGGTTGGCCGGGATCCCGGGCGCCTCCTCCGCCCCGCCGGGCGCGGCGACCAGTCCGAGCACACCGGCCACCGCCGCGTACCCGATGTCGTGCCCGGCCTGCGCGGAGCGCGGCCCCTCCTGCCCCCAGCCGGTCATCCGCCCGTACACCAGCGCCGGGTTGCGCCCCAGGCACACCTCCGGCCCGATGCCGAGCCGCTCGGCGACGCCGGGCCGATAGCCCTCGATCAGCAGGTCGGCCCGCTCGACCAGGTCGAGCACCCGCGCCGGACCGTCCGGGGACTTGAGGTCGATCAGCACCGAGCGCTTGTTGCGGTTGGTCACGTCGTACGCCGGGTCGACCCCCAGCGGCGAGGGATCGGGCCGGTCCACCCGGACGACGTCCGCACCGAGATCGGCGAGCAGCATCGCCGCGAACGGCCCGGGCCCGATCCCCGCGAGCTCGACCACCCGAACCCCCGCCAACGGCCCGGGGCCCGGGGTCTGTGGACTGCTTGTGTCACGCACCGGCTGCAGAACCCTTCGGGGTTTGACAGTAAAGCTGTAACACTCGCGATGATAGAGAAGCGACCCGCCGGTAACAAGACCCTCCACGCCCGCCCCGGCAGCCTTTCCCTTCTTGGTCAACCCTCCACAAGCGCCACCACCCACCGTGGATTCACGACGACGGAGAGTGCGTCAGTGCACTGACGGTGTGGAACGGTACGGTCATCCTGCCGCCAGTGTTCTGATCTCTCGTCAGGCGAGGAGGAGTTACGCACTCATGGGAAACCCGGACTTCACCACCGGACCGGTCACTCCGGCCCCGACACCTGGCACCACCGGCGGTTCGCCGTACGCCAAGCCCGTCCATGGCGGCGGCGCCCCTTGGGGGGCGGCGCCACCCGGCATGGCGACCATCCACCTGGACACCCCGCACGAGCTGGCCGCCTCGGCCGGAATCGCCCGGCAGATCGCCACCGATCTCAACCGCGCCAACGGCAGCGCCGGGCCCAACCTGCGGAGCCTCGACGAGTACGCGAGTACCGCGTCGGTGAGGATCCGCGGCTTCGCCTTCGGCGGCGCCCTCACCGGCAGCACCGAGCGGTGGATGAAGCAGTGCAAGGCCCTGCACGACAAGCTCGCCGGAGTCGCCGCCGACCTCGACCGGACCCACCGCGAGTACAGCGTCAACGACGCGAAGACCTCTGCCTCTTTCGGTGCGGATCGCGTCGGTGCGGATCGCATCGGCGCGGGTCGCTGAGGAAGGGGAGTCCAGAACATGGTGTCCTTCAAGGAACTGGGTGAAGCCGATATCTCCGGGGTCACCGAGGCGGCCGAGGCCTGGACCGGCGTCGCCAAGGCCCTCGCCTCCCTGGACGGCCGGGTCGGCAAGGACCTCACCACCACCGCGCAGCGGGCCGGTTGGAGAGGCCTGGCCGCCGAGACCGCCGCCACGGCGATGCGGGGGATCGACACCGACGTCAAGCAGGCGTCGGCCGTCGCCACCGCCCTCGCCGCGATCATGAGCACCGCGGCCGAGGAGTTCACCGCGGCCAGGAACGATCTCATCGCGGCGTTGTACGACGCGAAGGTCGAGCAGATGACCATCACCCCGCGCGGCGAAGTGCGCTGGCCGCCGATGCCCGGCTCGAGGAACGACCCCGACGCCGCCGACGCCGCCAGGAAGTACCACGCGGAGATGAAGGCCAGGGCCGAGGCGATCGCGGCCCGCATCGCCGCAGCCGCCGACAAGGCCACCGCCGCCGACCAGGCGGCCACCGCCGCGCTCCGGAGCGACATCGGTGCCGGCACCACGTCGTTCAACCCGTGCCCGTACGGCAGCGGAGACGTGGCCGACGCCAACCGGGCCAAGGACCTGATGGCCAAGTGCGGCAGCCTCACCGACGAGGAACTGAAGCGACTGCAGGACCTCATGAAGCTCCACGCGGGCTCCAGGGACTTCTCCACCACACTTCTCAACGGCCTGAGCCACGGCGGCAGGACCGGCCCCGACGCCCTCCTCGCATACGCCAAGATCTACGGCGACCTCGCCCACGGCAACCACGACGCCAAGGGCTACGAGGACGTCCACGGCAGCCTCTCGGTGGCCCTCGCGACCGCGACCCGCGACGGCGGCATGGGCAAGGACTGGGAGAACAACCTGCTGGCGGCCGCCCGCCGCCCGGGCGGTTCGGCCGCCGGGTGCAACGAGAACTACACGTCGCTCACCGACCTGATGGGCGCGAAGGGCACGTTTGACAGGGGTTTCCTGAACAAGGTCGGCAACGATCTGGTCGACTTCGAACGCACCGGCAGGCTCAGGGGCGAGCAGTTGTGGGGGCCGAACTGGTCCAGCGTCACCGGCGCGCAGACCGACCCGGTGCGCGGCCTGATGCAAGCGTTGAGCCGAAACCCCGAGGCGTCGAAGGACTTCTTCGATCCCGGGAAGAGCAGGAACCTGGACTACCTGCTCCACGAACGGAAGTGGCCCAACCAGGGGTTCGAGCAGAACCAGGTCGACGCCCTCGCTCGTACGACCTCACGCCGCGCGTTCGGCGACGCCCTGGAGGCCGCCACCACCGGCCGGGACCCGCACGGCAGTCAGCCGCCGGTCCGTCCGCACGACAGGGTCATGTCGCAGATCATGGACGAGACGGTCAAGTCGTTCGCCGGGACGGGCCCCGCCGACAAGACGTCGCTCCCGGCCGGACTCCGCCGGCCGATGGCCGACATGGTCGCCGACTACGCCGCGGACATGCACGAGATCCTCGGCAAGGACCTGTACGGCCCGGCGCAGCCCGACGGGCTCACGGTCAGCCGTGCGCAGTTGCTCCGGGTCATCCGCGGCGCCGCCGAAGACCCGGGCTCCTTCGCGATCGTCCACCGGGCCGCGACCCAGGAGATCGCCCACCGGCTGGACGGCTACGGGCCGGAGGCGTTCGTACCCGACGCGACGGGCGGCGCCGACCACAGGCTCACCGCCTTCGTCCATGAGGCCGGCTCGTCCCTCGGCGCGCTCGACGCGGTGTACGGCGATGTCGCCGTCGACCACGGGGAGGACGAGAAGGCGGCGCAGAACTGGCGGGAGAAGATGAACTACCACCTCCTCGGCACACCCGTGAACATGCTCCCGCAGCCGCTCGGTGACATCGCCCAGCGACTGGTCGACGTCGGCACGTCCAAGTATGCCGAGGGTGCCAACGCCGTGATCGATGCCGAGACCAGGTCCACTCTGAGCTCGCGGTTCTCGGCCGGCCACAGCCAGCTGGGCGCGATGATCGACTACAAGGCCATCCGGTTCGGCATGGGCACGAAAGCCATGGACGAGTCCGGCAGTGTCCCCGGCCAACTCAAGGAGAGCGCGCGGACGTTCTACAACACCGGCATCGACGACACCTATCGCACCGTGTTCGGCAGGGCGTGAGGCCGTGGAAGGAAGGGGCAAAGCGCCGACTGCGAGCCGATCCTCCAGGCCTTCTCGGCGACGGTCGGGCTGCCCGACCCGGACGGCAGGGTCGGGCACCGGGAGCGGCTGATCCACCGCACGGCCTAGGCCG
The nucleotide sequence above comes from Streptomyces kaniharaensis. Encoded proteins:
- a CDS encoding tetratricopeptide repeat protein; its protein translation is MLNLISGGTINGNVYMGQVLNFPPPAETDGSDVAMGAQLPRHYVNNAKLFEAMDAVHAQCRAENVPTRMLLCGLPGLGATAAGDQWVVTRRGELPEKHLRASLGSGFMDAAAILEHWLDQLRAPKEDRPSGAEALSAYFRARTANLPLLVFVDGAATEAQVRLLLPGSSDSVVLITSRARLNGLVGGLDVVPFAIDPLDEADSDDLLARVARLGEQTRAARLPLVRACAGIPLAVRIIAAQLLSLGPDALTELVAQLSDRGSLLEALDVPDDTSLPRMLEAMYRSLDAEGARAYRLLGLHPTLLVDADAIRALLDTTGPLGRTVNALLMANLLDRRAMGYYLMNGVVHEHAWSIACRPEHAEEREAALDRILEYYTAVAESGEALRSGRWRHDPAGAYRRLAETPGTDAVDRNRVALVAAVETANRTGRHDLAWRICQGLWTHCLQGGHHADWIKALTFGVASAMELASAGESSTAGESSSAETSADTLALARMHYELGFALLDRYDTAEEDPRLAQEHLEEALVIARGEASEGHRRTESSVLEALALLRLRQGRAETALELLDQALAALDGIDHRRGRTLLGYHRGRVLTALRRHEDAERELLEARDRFAELGDTYNVARSLTRLAEDRVAAALPAQALTWFTRALETMPVDGRAYQRAAILCQRGDLSRDVGDRDGAVADWTLALAGYEETGSPLAVEVRERLSEAGF
- a CDS encoding MerR family transcriptional regulator → MGEHGAVTDDVRLTVDELAARAGVTVRTVRFYGTKGLLPPPELGPRRVGLYGATHLDRLGLIEELQRQGLTLAAIERYLARLPEDSTPLDLAIHRALVASWTPEAAEELGRAQLERRTGRGLSEEQVERLAAMGALERTDDPEVFRVDPGLLPLGVRILDVPIPLETLRAARAVVLEHSRATARELQRLFRETVWKPYRESEPAPEELARMKALTDHIQPMVAQALVTAFQRSLREELGGELRGE
- a CDS encoding CaiB/BaiF CoA transferase family protein, with protein sequence MVELAGIGPGPFAAMLLADLGADVVRVDRPDPSPLGVDPAYDVTNRNKRSVLIDLKSPDGPARVLDLVERADLLIEGYRPGVAERLGIGPEVCLGRNPALVYGRMTGWGQEGPRSAQAGHDIGYAAVAGVLGLVAAPGGAEEAPGIPANLLGDYAGGSLYLVVGLLAALHHARATGAGQVVDAAIVDGAAHLGSMLWGLLAAGHWQDRRGVNLLDGGAPFYAIYRTADGGHLAVGALEPRFYAEFTRLLGLGPDAPGQYELDRWPELRALIADRFATRTRAEWEAVFAGSDACVEPVLTMRQAVEDGHLKARGTYVEADGVTQPAPAPRFSTTPGTLRRPPARPGAHTAEVARDWAVPSLDSHEEQGA
- a CDS encoding acyl-CoA dehydrogenase family protein, yielding MQRDIFTEQHDDFRDTVRAFLAKEVLPHYDRWEKAGIVDRSAWLAAGRQGLLGIAVPEEFGGGGTPDFRYAAVLAEEFARAGAPGLAIGLHNDIIGPYLTSLANDEQKRRWLPGFCTGELITAIAMTEPGAGSDLQGIRTQAVDQGDHYLLNGAKTFISNGILADLVIVVARTTPEGGAHGLSLLVVERGMPGFERGRNLDKIGQKAQDTAELFFEDVRVPKENLLGELNGGFVHLMQNLAQERLAIAVASIAGAEYLVEITTDYVKQREAFGRPLAKLQHVRFEIAELATECAVTRAFVDRCITELGRYALTPADASMAKWWASELQKRTADRCLQLHGGYGYMSEFPVARAFTDGRIQTIYGGTTEIMKEIVGRSILG
- a CDS encoding 3-hydroxyacyl-CoA dehydrogenase NAD-binding domain-containing protein — encoded protein: MSDTTTIRWEQDQDGVVTLVLDDPTQSVNTMNEAFTADFDAVVERLAGLAASDELRGVVITSGKKTFFAGGDLRMLSAARPEDADTVFEKSMRIKRALRKLETLGKPVVAAVNGSALGGGLEIALACHHRIALDTPASRIGLPEVTLGLLPGGGGVVRTVRLFGITDALLKLLLQGRQYRPAQALEHGIVHELVGTPEELTAKARAWIEANPTAVQPWDVKGYKIPGGTPSTPAFAANLPAFPANLRKQLNGAPYPAPRNILAAAVESAQVDVDTAMVIEARYFTELACGQTSKNMIQALFFDMQAVNSGAGRPKDVEKRTVRRVAVLGAGMMGAGIAYACAKAGIEVVLKDVSVEAAERGKAYSVGLLEKAVARGRSTEAKRDELLARITPTADPADLAGCDAVIEAVFENTELKHKVFQEIEDVVDPDALLCSNTSTLPIGVLAEGVRRTGDFIGLHFFSPVDKMRLVEIIRGPQTGDEALARAFDLVRQIDRTPIVVNDSRGFFTSRVIGQFLNEGVAMVGEGIDPVSIEQAAAQAGYPAKVLSLMDELTLTLPRKIRDEYRSAAEASGGTWTPHPADAVVDRMVDEFGRPGRSGGAGFYEYGEDGRRGRLWPGLREHFTRDEAAVPFEDLKERMLFSEAIDSVRCLEEGVLTSVADANVGSILGIGFPAWTGGVFQYINGYEGGPAGFAARARELAAAYGERFAPPALLERIAAEGRTFTD
- a CDS encoding acetyl-CoA C-acetyltransferase; protein product: MTTEAYVYDAIRTPRGRGKANGSLHGTKPIDLVVGLIHELRRRFPDLDPAAVDDIVLGVVSPIGDQGSDIARIAAIAAGLPDTVAGVQENRFCASGLEAVNLAAAKVRSGWEDLILAGGVESMSRVKMGSDGGAWAMDPMTSYETNFVPQGIGADLIATIEGLSRTDVDAFAAESQARAAKAQADGLFDRSVVPVRDRNGLVVLDRDEFIRPGTTVDTLAGLKPSFAAIGEAGGFDAVALQKYHWVEAIDHVHHAGNSSGIVDGAALVAIGNREVGERYGLRPRARIVSAAVSGSEPTIMLTGPAPATRKALAKAGLTAADIDLVEINEAFAAVALRFIRELGFRHDQVNVNGGAIALGHPLGATGAMLLGTVIDELERRDLRYGLVTLCVGGGMGIATIVERI